The following is a genomic window from Neomonachus schauinslandi chromosome 15, ASM220157v2, whole genome shotgun sequence.
taactactatgaagggatagaatatgactctaaaaatgaaaaataaaaatgtttttttaaaaagggattgataagatgttggttgaaaaagggaaaaagaaaaattcaaaaaaaaaaaaagaaagaaaaaagtttaaaaaaaattaactttgaacgagtaaagaatcatggtaaaaaagccatgaattctatgtgcagtattcccctagcgctggagttctgccgttctcattgatcggtaaacttggtcttggctggctgttctcgctgatcttctgggggaggggcctgttgctgtggtttccaaaagtctttgccggaggtggaattgccctgcccttgccccctcctggctaagtaatctgctcaggtttgctctctggagcttttgttccctgtgagctttccgtatagctttagaggcagagagtgaaaatggcggcctcccaatctccgccccggaggagccgagaactcggggccccgctccccagtgagcccccagagaaaagccgtcagtcactcccgtctccccggtctccggctgcacttcgtgctcacccggcctgtgaccgagcatttctatctccggcacttgaccccgtgtggagtctccaaacccagcagatccctgtggtgcgctcctgcgcGGGTCCttcctggggaggaaggtgagtctccccggatctgccgcttgttgggtccctgctggaggagcagtggcccgactgtgccgtggatcacggtgtatggcaaccccgagctgagagcccgtgcctgggctccgcctatgcagccggcttccccgctccgatacctgggagctctgccacactcaggtacccccggtctttctgtgacccccagggtcctgagaccacactgtcctaccagggttccaccccctgcttagccaccggaatGACGTCCCTCAgtgagcagacttctaaaagttccgattttgtgctccgtggttctatcacttgccagaagctgccgccggaggcccctcccccaccgtctatcctcccgaatatcgcctcggattcacttctccgcacgtcctaccttccagaaagtggtcgcttttctgttcagagagttgtttctcttcttttcttcgatctcctgttgagttcgtaggtgttcagaatggtttgatccctatccagctgaattcctgagaggagacaaaatccaggtctcctgctcctccaccatcttgctccgcccccccgtatttatttatttttaaatgatcattgcAGCAAGCACATTACTTGGTGCAGCCCACTACATTCTATGTGGATAGAGAGATTTGTTTATTTCCAAAGAGACTCATGTCAAGAAATATTAGTTTGGTTAAAACACTTAGTGGATATTTATAGGTGACACATTCTTCTAATATATCCACTTTGAAACCCTGTTGCTACTATCTGGATTCAAGTAACCATTATCTTTAACCTGGGGTACTAAAATAGCCTTTTAATGATTTCTCTGCCTTCCTTATTTTTAATGCTAGTGTGTTCTCCTTTAATCTGAATTACTGtcctaaaaatgaaatttgaacaTGTAATTCCCCTTAAAACCATTTAGAGATGTTTTGCTGAGGATGAAGATGGCCTTCGTAACACACCTTATAAGATCTTGCCTGACCAGGCTGCTGCCTGACTCTCTCACCCCAGCCCTTGCATTCTCTCCCTCAACAATATGTGATAGTCATGCTGAACTTCCTCAAATTTCCTGAGTATGCCATGTTATCTTTAATTCTTAAATCTTTGCACATATTATTTAGTTTGCTGAGAACACCATTTTCTTTCCATCTATCCTTTTCATCCAGTTGCCTCACAGAGATCCAAGATCCAAGACACAGTCGTTAAATGTGGCTGGGAGTGGCTAGGAAAGTAAGGAGGTAGTGACTGCACTGTGTTTACAGATTACGATCAGATTTCATCATTAAGTGACGAGTGATGTGTGGAAATAAATCACAGTTACTTTTCCTAAATGTAGCAGAGATAAATTATGGGACTCAATTATTGAATAAGTTGATCAACAAAGaacatttcttttcctgttttcaggATGATCAGGCAAATACTTCAGGAGtgaaaataatgaagtcaaaGAAGGGAGAAATCTTCTGGACTGTGGTAACTAGAACAGCATTCCTGGTGGGACTAGGGCATGAGCTGTTTCCTCTGTGGCCTGTCCCCCTACCTAAAGATGGCTAGTAATTAAGAAGTCCCTGCTTTAGATATCTTAGGGGATTTGTCCCATAGAGGTTTGGAATTTACTTTGTTTGTTATTAAtgtttcccccccacccctccaagaCGTAGGTTCCACTGGGACCCAATGTCCCCCAGGCCCaggaagacagaatgagagaagtgAGAAGGGTTGGTGTAGACTCAGGTAATGACTACAGAGTCTGAGTCTCCATGAGCTTATAATGAATAAAAGAGTGAAGGGTCCTGGGCAAAAGCCCTGGTCACCTTGAGACATACTTGGTAAGTTAGGCTGAAGGGTACATGCCTTAGGCTTCTTCTAACCTTAGCATTCAGGTTACTGAGGTTTTATGATGTGACTCTATGGGATTGTTCTTCAGGcagtctaaattttaaaaatgctcaacattctAGAAATAGCTTCATTAGTGTCACCAGATTCaatatctatttaaaatagtatttataagTATTTCACAACAGAGCactttatgtttttcaaagagaTTTCTCAAAAGAGATTTCAGTTTACAGCAGCTTTGGGAGATAGGAAAGGACAAGTCAGTCTGGCATTTTAAAGTTGAAGCAGGTAAGATGTAGAGAAATGAAAGGAGTAGGTAAAGTTCATATGGCTCCTCAATGGCAGCATTTGTAAGTGATATCTGACTGTTTTGGGCTCTCAGTCAGGTATTTTATACAATAGATGGATCCCActtattttccagaaaaggaaattcCTGAGGAGTCAGAGATGGATCCTCCCCCAGTAATACATAGTAACagatctttctttcctctgtccaAGTGTGAAAACACATGCATATGCCTGGTTTAAGCCCCAAGATCTTGGTGAATGCCCTGCAATGAGTGCATTCCTCTCTCTTCAGGGTTAGGAGATATTTTTCTCATCCTGAAATGCTCTTGTTTTTTGTCAGTCCTGATTCACATTGTGGGAAGGATATCTGGAGGAGACCAGAAACTAGATCCAAGAGATCAGAAATTATCCTCATTCCTTTTGCTTTCCCATGATCtctcaatttccacatctgtCTCATTTCTTTCCACATCAATACTGATATTGTGTGGggtaaatcttaaggaaaaaatgatAGCACTGTAGTCTGGGTAGATTATAGTGTAAGACATAGAGCAGGATACCTTGAGATGGGGTAGTATGCTGACCCAAGGAGAGAAATTCTGGACAGCCTGCAGTGCAGTATCTGGAAATCAATACAACAGATTTAGATAAGGGAGCTCACATTTGGAAAGGCTCAGTGTCAGTGGATGTTTCAACCTCCAAAATTTTTGGTGTCTGTTGAAACAAATAGGAAATCCCTTGGGTGgcatacattttctttcctttctccttccttccttccttcttccttccttccttccctcttttcttttttctttctttcttccttctttctttctttctttttctctttttttctccacactTTGTTCTAGACTTTAGGCTTCAGCAATGAACAAGATAgaatatttctctttccttaaaaTCTAGCAAAGAGCAAATAATCCCTATTTAATGGTCTGGGTGAATTCCTAGGATACAGGATGGAATGAGATGAAGACAGCATGTGTCAGGTAATGGAAGACATGATGTGATATGGTGGGTGACAACAGGACACCTttgagaaaatcagaaataattgGTACGCCTGAAGTGGAGAGAGAATTAGACATGAGCTAATTGATCTGATGAAGTAAAAGGGTTTTGTGGGTCTTGTTAACCATTTTGGACTTCATGTTAATGGAAAGAGGAAACTCTTCAATTAGAATAGTGGCACAAGCAAGTTTGAGTTATAAAAAGAACAATTCTGGATAATGTCAATGGGATGGAAGACAGTGAAAGTAAATGTGGAGAGCCCAGATTTGTTGTGATGGTTCAGGTGGGAAAAGTTGAGTGACCTGAATGATGGCTGTGGGATGGGTAGCAGGGCCTATATGAGAAGTGAGCAAAAAGGGGGAGTGGTAACATACAGTAAATGAGTGACAAGCATGAAGAGAGGAAGGAGTCAAGGATGGCTCTCAGTCTGGCTTGAGTACCTCATAGGTGGTACTGCCAGTCACTGAGTTAGAGCTACTGGGAGTGGAGCACCTACAGGGCAAGGAAGACAAGAAACTAAATTTCAGAAAGATTGGTTTCAGAGTGAGTGTGAGACACACAGGGTCATCAGAGAGCTGAACACTCAGGTCTGTAGTTCAGACGAGCTATGTGGGCTGAATAAATACATTTGGGATTCATTGTTATATTTAGGGTAAGCATAGAAGGACAATATTCTGAGGGCCACCAATATTGAAATGATGATCAGGCAAGGGGAGCTCTCTAAGGACTCGGTGAAGGCATTGCAAGGCAGGCAGGAAAAAACATGAAGCTGAGGTATCACCACTACCAAGAGACAGGAGAGTTTTACAAAGGAAGAAGTGATCATTGGTGTTAAATGTACTGTCATCTGATTTAGAGACTTGGATATCATTGGAGATTTTGATGAGGTAGTTTCAATAGAGCCAGCTCATCCACCATTTGACAACAGGCCACATGCAatagacatatatttatttcttatacttGGATTTTAAGGtctgtattttcttcataaatataaTAGAGTCACAGAATGACAGAGAGGAACCAAACCGTTGTCTCAGATTTCCTCCTTCTGGGTCTGCCCATCAAGCCAGAGCAGTGGAATCTGTTCTATGTCCTGTTCCTGGCCATGTATGTTACCACCATCCTGGGGAACCTTCTCATCATTGTCCTCATTCGCCTGGACTCCCACCTCCACACGCCCATGTATTTGTTTCTCAGCAATTTATCcttctctgacctctgcttctcctctgtcaCAATGCCCAAATTGCTGCAGAACATGCAGAGCCAAGTCCCATTCATCCCCTATGCTGGCTGCCTGACCCAGATgtacttcttcctgttttttgGAGACCTAGAGAGCTTCCTCCTGGtggccatggcctatgaccgctatgtggccatctgcTTCCCTTTGCACTACACCACCATCATGAGCCCCAAGCTCTGTCTCTCCCTGGTGGTGCTTTCCTGGGTGCTGACCATGTTCCATGCTATGTTACACACTCTGCTCATGGCCAGATTGTGGTTTTGTGCAGACAACACAATCCCCCACTTTTTCTGTGATATGTCTGCTCTGCTGAAGCTGGCCTGCTCTGACACTCAAGTTAATGAGTTGGTGATACTTATCATGGGAGGGCTCATTCTTGTTCTCCCGTTCCTACTCATCATCATGTCTTATGCACGGATTGTGTCCTCCATCCTGAAGGTCCCTTCTGCCAGGGGCATCTGCAAGGCCTTCTCCACCTGTGGCTCCCACCTCTCTGTGGTGTCTCTCTTCTATGGGACAATTATTGGTCTCTACTTGTGCCCATCAACTAATAATTCTACTGTTAAGGAGACTGTCATGGCTATGATGTACACTGTGGTCACCCCCATGCTGAACCCCTTCATCTACAGCCTGAGGAACAGAGACATGAAGGGAGCCCTAGGAAGAgtcttttggaaaaagaaagaatctttctctctaaaatggtAACAATTgagatttttacattatttaattcaGTGGGTACagtaatgttgataatggggTATTACTCTAAATCAGTGGCTTTTTCCCTTCCAATTTTAAAGCCATCAAcctttttgttcaaataaaaccCCATGCTAAAGGCAAATACGAAACTGTGATGATGACTTAGCTGCTCTGAGGTAGAGTTGAGGGTGGGAAACCAGTCTGCTCTGAATCCTTATTTCCCTCTTGCCAGGTGGAATTGAagtttgaaaataagatttaTATTCCTTTGTGCAAAATACTTTATTCCTTTCAATTTAGgaatttcctccttcttcttcttctttcttcttcttttcttcttctcccttcttcttcttcttcctcttcttcttcttcttcctcttcttcttcttcttcgtcctcttcttcttcttcttccttcttcttcttcctcttcttcttcttctttcttcttcctcttcctcttcctcttctttcttcttcttcttctttcttcttcttctccttttcttcttcttctccttcttcttctccttctcctccttctccttcttcttcttccttcttcttcttttcttcttcttcttcttcttcttccttcttcttcttcttctttccccttctccttctcctcttcttcttctccttctcctttcttcttcttcttctttccccttccccttcccttcttcttctttcttcttcttcttcttcgtttcttcttcttcttcttcttcttcttcttcttcttcttcttcttcttNNNNNNNNNNcttcttcttcttcttcttcttcttcttcttcttcttcttcttcttctcttcttcttcaagattcatctatcctctttagagagagagagggagagagagtaggggCAATGGTggaaggagagaatcctgaagtaatttccctgctgagtgcagagccccaacCCGGGttttgaccccaggaccctgagatcatgaccccagcctaaatcaagagttggccgctcaattgtttgagccacccaggcacccataggAATTATCTTCTTAAAACATCACTGTAaccattgctttttttcctgCCCAGGAATCCTCAGTAATGCACACaagtgaagaaagaataaaatccaacCTTTCCTTCTCACAGAACACAGAGACTCCTGGAGCCTCAACTTCTATATATACCTTATTCTCCACTATGAATAAAAGCaccttttatttccctctctccatccataTGCTTGCCTCATTCTAtcctttaattctattttttgagCCACATcagaaaaatcattctttaaaagaaaacaaatagcaagcaCTTGTTGGGTGCTTTtgtatgtgtcaggcacttttcCAATCTATTAAACTACCACCTCTATGGTGTTGGTCCTATTATTATCCCCCATTTTATAGCTAAAATGATAGAAGGGTAAGTTTACTGTCTCACATCACATAAGAAGTTCAGATTGGAACCTAGGCAGTTTGGCTTACAGCCCAAGATCCTCACGACTACACTATACTGTGTCTTGAGACTATAGAATCATACTCCCTCCATTGTAATGGTGCATTCTGTTCAATTCCAGTCACTTGTCAGTTGATCAtgctttcatatatttctttcataTCTTCATTTTTCTGGTTAAATTATGATCGTTTTCATATATAATCATAGAGTATAAAACAGGAGTTCTAAAGCCATATCCCAGTGACCAAGCAATTCAAGTAGATGAGTGTAAAGTATAtcagatttaagaaaaatcaacTGCAGAAATATGAtcaaaggtattttattttattaatataggGAGTATGCCTCTATCATAACTCAAAATATATGCCACTGGAGTTGATATTTTAACTTTGATAttgaaaaaattctgaaagaaaatagaagtaaTCATTAAATACATTATTGGATTTTTTAACTCCTTTGATTTGGAAGCAAAACCTGGCACCTTTTCTTCTGACCAAGATGTCAGTGTGAagtcctttgtttttttcttgaattgtttAGTGGAGAATTTAGGCTTGGGCCCATTAAACTGGGAgtgatatttagattttttttctctgtttaataATAGGCAAGAGCTGTTCACAAACGCCCTTTGAATATGGATCAAATCTTTGCACAGACATTTTTATAATTAGGGTCACTTTTTTGGAGGTATAAGTAGAATTCTGATATTCCAATGTTGtcttaatatttttcagtattatgtTGCACAATGTTCCATTAACTTTAATTTTCCCTCTTCATTTACACCATCATATTAATTGGGAAATGTGAACTAATAGGTTCatataacatataatgttattttattgtaaaaaattggaaataaatgaacaatttaaGGAACTCATCATTCAACTCCATAATTTCATGTATGTAGATCagtcattgttttcatttctgtaaatgCATTTTAGCTATAGTGAGTAGTTTGCATTATTCTTTGCCGAATTATGTtttcaaagtacattttttaagGGAATCCATCAACTGAATGATATATTTGTGCAATTATATGTGAATGTATTTGCAGAGAAATATTCAGAGTGTTTACATGATTTGCAATGTCAAGTTAAGCCCATGTATTGAATCAAATCTTCACAAGTgatatgagaatttttttaaaaattattgtatgaCATGAGTAActtgttttctttaaacatttccaaAACCTTTTTGGCCCCATGCCTGATCTCCATGTAGTGCTGAAGATTACTATTTTGTTTATCTAATTTTTGAAGTAGAGCATTGACCAGATGGTTCAATTCttgggagcatttttttttaaagattttatttatttatttgagacagagagaatgagagagacagagagcacatgagaggggggagggtcagagggagaagcaggctccctgccgagcagggagcccaatgcgggactcgatcctgggactccaggatcatgacctgagccgaaggcagtcgcttaaccaactgagccacccaggcgccctttgggAGCATTTTCAATTCATGATATTAATTACCATTctattatgcattttatttttgacattttaacattgaaaaatattataataaatgaacTCAAATGTGGTGTCATGCAAAATATTGccactttggatttaatttttaaaaacaaatttgatcATATTACCAATACTATCAGAGTGCTATTTGTCATAGACTTACTAATATTGACCAGGTAACATtaaaattttgaagttattttttctCCAATAAAAATATAGCTAATTTCTTGATATTGTGTCTATTAGGGAATCTTTCCTAAAGTTTCTTTGAAAGGACCAAACCTTTCATCAACATCACAAATAAACATAGTGAATTCAGTGATATTATGTTTATGTTCTCATGTGCCAAGACATATAAATGCCTGTTTCTGTTTGAAGCACATAATTTTTGCTAAATCCTAAAGGCCATCATTTACTACTCAAAATCTCTAAAAAGTGTGAAGTCCAgtcaattatttcatttaatacaaCAGCATTGCACAATATCATTGTTCATTTTATAatcatattgaaaaaataaactaaaaatttcaGTCTTATTTTGCTTCTAAAATATAATGTTTTTGTACATTGATCATTGTAAGATTCATTTAATGTAAAATAGGTTTGACACAGGTGTTCTTTGCTTGCTTATTAAATGTGTTGGAATTCCATACATTCCAGAAAGATTCTCACTTTTTCCTgaaaaacataatatttatttttccatttttgatatCTCTATGAATCCAGTAAATGTTACCTTCTTCTGAGAAAAGGAATACCAAGAAGGCAATGATACATGCTGATGAATTGGAGAGTTTATGCTCTGTCCAAAGGGTCAAAGTGCTACTGAGCCACGGGAGGTTGCTTTTGTGTAGGAATATGGCCCCAGGACCACATTCTCTCCCAGCTATTTGGCCCCATGTCTGACCTCTGCTGGTACAGATGCTCAACATTTTGTGTCTCCAATTTATTAAGCAAAGCATTGCATGATTGGTCCAATTCTTGAAAGCACATTCTGTTAAACTACATATTTGGATTAAAGTATAATTATTAAACTATGAACTATACATTTGGTTTTTTATGACAATCTTTCAGCTTCTAATATTGACAACAATTAATGTAAAAATTGATATTCTTCaggttaaataaaacatgtttgcACTCCAGATGCAGCCTTTTATAAAACTGCCCTTAATCTTGGGCAAAATGGACCCCTCTACTGGGTCACATTTGCCCCActttggcactactgacattttgagcTGGACAGTTCCTTGTTGTGGGTGCAGTCCCATGCACCGTAGATGTTTAGCCACATCCCTGGCCTCCATCCACTTGTTGCTAGTGGCATTACTCCTCCTTCCAGCTGTGAGAACCGAAagtgtcttcagacattgccaaatggcCTCAGGTGTGGTGTGGGTGCATAATCACCCCAGCTGAGATCCACTGCTTCAGAGAGCTCTTACACATCACAAACACACATTGGTGCCTCCTCTATTGGGGATCTGGAGCTCAGTTCTGGCATAGCAGGGTCCAGAACCAGAAAGACCACTCTTGCAATTTATAGCATTCAAGCCCCAGGGAAAGACTCCATCTCTTCACTTGCCCAAGGTTTCTAAGACAGAAGCAACTACATCTTAATGTTGAAAAGGCTTGTGACCTGTGCTTCTGCTGATGTCAGTGGTGGACACtgcttcagagtatagggaggGCTGGACCAGCGGAGTTCTGAGGTcagaaaaaagactgagaaacttgTCAAGCCCTCCCTTTCATATAGCATAATTGCAATGGATTCTTGCATGAATGAGGTATTGTTTCTTAAAGTGCTGAGCATCCTGTTTCTTCCAGTTCAGTATCCATAACACTTGAACATAAcattgaaaaacattttgaaatataaaataatttatattacttATAATGTTTATGCATGTAGCCAAAAAAAACATGTAGGAAATATGATTTGACAGTTTACATTGGCAACTGGATGAACTTTGAACACTAAATTGGAAAAtcgttttattttttgatataaaacaaaattttaagaaatcaacaaatagctttatttcattcagtaaaaattttatattattttgaattttattttgcctgTCACATAAAATCgtagttttaaaaaaactttatttaatcatttcaaaaataataactCCAATTTTCCATTTACTTGAATATCATTTATTGTGAAATTTCATATTTGAAcacaattacattttatttttaaatccttagatcattgaaataaatagaaatgtaaaCTATATTAACACataattttttcttgttcttatgttaatcaccatatattacatcattagtttttgatatagtgtttcatgattcattgtatgcatataacaccgagtgctccatgcagaacgtgacctctttaatacccatcaccaggctaacctatcttcccaccacccacccctctagaaccctcaggttgtttttcacagtccatagcctctcatggttcgtctccccctccaatttccccccttcattcttcccctcttgctatcttcttcttttttttaacatataatgtattatttccttccGACCTACAGATCTgagactcaacagtcttgcacacttcacagcactcactgaGTTGacaatagagttgagggtccttttcttggctctctattttgttccattgatctatgtgtctgtttttgtgccagtaccatactgtcttgatgatgacagctttgtaatacagcttgaagtcgagaattgtgatgccaccagctttgcttttctttttcaacattcctctggctactcggggtcttttctggttccatacaaattttaggatgatttgttccatttctttgaaaaaagtggatggtattttgatggggattgcattgaatgtgtagattgctctaggtaccattgacatcttcacaatatttgttcttccaatccatgagcatggaacgtttttccatttctttgtgtcttcctcaatttctttcatgaatattttatagttttctgagtacagatgctttgcctctttggttagatttattcctaggtatcttatggttgtgggtgcaattgtaaatgggatcaactccttaaattctctttcttctgccttcttcttggtgtataggaatgccactagtggacatccctgccgtgttcctgagcttagggggaaagctctcagtttttccccattgagaatgatatttgctgtgggtttttcatagatggcttttatgatcttgaggtatgtaccctctatccctatactctgaagagttttgatcaagaaaggatactgtactaatgtccacaatagccaaactgtggaaagagccaagatgtccatcaacagatgaatggataaagaagatgtggtatatatatacaatg
Proteins encoded in this region:
- the LOC110593194 gene encoding olfactory receptor-like protein DTMT, producing the protein MTERNQTVVSDFLLLGLPIKPEQWNLFYVLFLAMYVTTILGNLLIIVLIRLDSHLHTPMYLFLSNLSFSDLCFSSVTMPKLLQNMQSQVPFIPYAGCLTQMYFFLFFGDLESFLLVAMAYDRYVAICFPLHYTTIMSPKLCLSLVVLSWVLTMFHAMLHTLLMARLWFCADNTIPHFFCDMSALLKLACSDTQVNELVILIMGGLILVLPFLLIIMSYARIVSSILKVPSARGICKAFSTCGSHLSVVSLFYGTIIGLYLCPSTNNSTVKETVMAMMYTVVTPMLNPFIYSLRNRDMKGALGRVFWKKKESFSLKW